One segment of Trichoplusia ni isolate ovarian cell line Hi5 chromosome 20 unlocalized genomic scaffold, tn1 tig00002203_group19, whole genome shotgun sequence DNA contains the following:
- the LOC113506606 gene encoding chymotrypsin-1-like, producing MYNFTTRFMLPIYASEGKHVQTSGHIMMMAIMFTLVSFVYLNFVPYIDPTNVKQTSLQVLQRQNKSDTNIRVFEGRDVTDGEYPYVIVLIISDNDFTKYQRVCTGSMIKETWGLTAAHCFKYSKKRKYSVFYDNFTESPMNTGIYVPVIKMIVHPAYLSSPIKEANNDVGLFRSENVPKKSYAVLLAAEYSTLVGLPVVYVGGGDTKMLHSYKDETRPLQLGEATIIHCDKEIIQIHRIIICLAPKCSNRLEIPWHGDSGGPLIFDGKIIGVFSFSSKKKITQIGYTPVSPFTDWIHYVVNDKEP from the coding sequence atgtacaattttACGACACGTTTTATGTTACCTATTTATGCGTCAGAAGGCAAACATGTACAAACCTCGGGTCATATCATGATGATGGCGATAATGTTCACACTAGTTTCgttcgtttatttaaattttgttcctTATATCGACCCTACGAATGTTAAGCAAACCTCACTCCAAGTATTACAACGTCAAAACAAAAGCGATACAAACATCAGAGTCTTCGAGGGCCGTGACGTGACTGACGGAGAGTACCCATATGTTATTGTATTGATAATAAGTGATAATGATTTTACTAAGTACCAGAGAGTCTGTACAGGTTCCATGATCAAGGAGACCTGGGGGCTCACTGCTGCACATTGCTTTAAATACTCCAAGAAGCGAAAATATTCCGTTTTCTACGATAACTTTACAGAGTCACCAATGAACACAGGTATCTACGTCCCTGTCATAAAAATGATCGTACATCCCGCGTATCTAAGTTCTCCCATTAAAGAAGCAAATAATGATGTTGGTCTGTTTCGATCAGAAAACGTTCCGAAGAAGTCGTACGCAGTTTTATTAGCAGCGGAGTACTCGACCTTGGTTGGGCTGCCAGTGGTGTATGTAGGCGGAGGCGACACCAAAATGTTGCACAGTTATAAAGATGAAACCAGACCGCTTCAGCTCGGCGAAGCCACCATTATTCACTGTGATAAAGAAATTATACAAATTCATAGAATTATTATCTGCCTCGCCCCGAAATGCTCGAACAGGCTGGAGATACCGTGGCACGGAGACTCTGGGGGGCCGCTCATATTTGATGGGAAGATCATCGGAGTATTTTCGTTTAGCTCTAAGAAAAAGATTACGCAAATAGGCTATACCCCAGTCAGCCCATTCACAGACTGGATACATTACGTGGTGAATGACAAGGAACCGTAA